A genomic segment from Flammeovirga pectinis encodes:
- a CDS encoding RagB/SusD family nutrient uptake outer membrane protein, producing the protein MNFKKYIYSAVCVALVTACDIHRDPYNSINSDDLLSTEAGLQTATNGNYANLKGKKDESAWFDDWHRITEYPTDNVSLSGTTTDPLFYFYNFRNIPNNYRSSRFWSYSYRTIVGCNQIIEKAERGVSPAMDQLIGENYYLRGMLLFYLVNVYGRPYSQGPSNLGVPLKLSTDVKDLPPRATVGEVYDQVLLDLKEGEELMTINKGNIYASKEAAQALLSRVYLYMDNLDNSITYSDKVINSGNYELLSTGQLTNSVELPPEGNPEEIFALKFTKDSDYGHGWYTVGGMYATIKNVGWGEMYASKTFIDLINQHPEDARKSYFEPQYLVNDNGQQIPSVFWVNEDWQYVQAELIDDTYVIYNEEQYNLQTEGQDDNLKYYFVDGTGTKQYCEKNHLMEHRNGYLKYFIYKCSKQEGEPHLWSPTVSRLAELYLNKAEAYAKKGDEANALKNVNIIRERAGITTYSSAADFPEGTQLLDIVLQERRLELVWEGHRKFDVFRNNKTMDRRYPGTHLSGSGAYEQIEPTHNRVIEFIPEDQILVQPNLIQNP; encoded by the coding sequence ATGAACTTCAAAAAATATATATATTCAGCAGTTTGTGTCGCATTAGTTACCGCATGCGACATCCATAGAGATCCTTACAATTCTATAAATTCAGACGATTTATTAAGTACAGAGGCAGGGTTACAAACGGCAACAAATGGAAACTATGCCAACTTAAAAGGTAAAAAAGATGAATCTGCCTGGTTTGATGATTGGCATAGAATAACAGAATATCCAACAGATAATGTATCTTTAAGTGGTACAACAACAGACCCTTTGTTTTACTTTTATAATTTTAGAAATATTCCCAATAATTATAGGTCATCTAGGTTTTGGAGTTACTCTTATAGAACAATTGTAGGATGTAATCAAATTATTGAAAAAGCAGAAAGAGGAGTGTCTCCAGCAATGGATCAGTTAATTGGAGAAAACTACTATTTGCGTGGAATGTTACTGTTTTACCTCGTGAATGTTTATGGTCGTCCATATTCACAAGGACCTAGTAATTTGGGTGTTCCTTTAAAATTATCTACAGACGTAAAAGATTTACCCCCTCGTGCAACAGTTGGAGAAGTTTACGACCAAGTGCTTCTAGATTTAAAAGAAGGGGAAGAATTAATGACAATAAATAAAGGGAATATTTATGCAAGTAAAGAAGCTGCCCAAGCATTATTGTCTCGTGTATACCTTTATATGGACAATCTCGATAATAGCATCACTTATTCTGATAAAGTGATAAATTCTGGTAATTATGAATTATTAAGTACAGGTCAACTCACCAATTCTGTAGAACTTCCTCCAGAAGGGAATCCAGAAGAAATTTTTGCATTGAAATTCACAAAAGATTCTGATTATGGCCACGGTTGGTATACTGTTGGAGGAATGTATGCAACTATTAAAAATGTAGGATGGGGAGAAATGTATGCTTCAAAGACGTTTATTGATTTAATAAATCAGCATCCCGAAGATGCACGAAAAAGTTATTTTGAACCTCAGTATTTAGTCAATGATAATGGACAACAAATTCCAAGTGTATTTTGGGTAAATGAAGATTGGCAATACGTTCAAGCCGAATTGATAGATGATACTTACGTTATTTATAACGAAGAACAATATAATTTACAGACTGAAGGTCAGGATGATAACCTTAAATATTATTTTGTAGATGGTACAGGTACAAAACAATACTGCGAGAAAAACCATTTGATGGAGCACCGAAATGGATATCTGAAGTATTTTATTTATAAATGCTCTAAGCAAGAAGGTGAACCTCACTTATGGTCGCCTACAGTATCTAGATTGGCAGAATTGTATTTAAATAAGGCAGAAGCCTATGCTAAGAAAGGTGATGAAGCAAATGCACTTAAAAATGTTAATATTATAAGAGAAAGAGCAGGTATTACAACGTATTCTAGTGCAGCAGATTTCCCTGAAGGAACACAACTTTTAGATATTGTATTACAAGAAAGAAGGTTAGAACTTGTTTGGGAGGGGCATCGTAAATTTGATGTGTTTAGAAATAATAAAACAATGGATAGAAGGTACCCTGGTACTCATTTAAGTGGTTCAGGTGCTTACGAACAAATTGAGCCAACTCATAATAGAGTGATAGAATTTATTCCAGAGGATCAAATTCTTGTTCAACCTAATTTGATACAAAACCCGTAA
- a CDS encoding OmpA family protein: protein MKSVLFSIFFLSTLFVVNAQTIENVDIKNADERIAQKVDNLDYSSALKKYQKAYRKAKKSDDKVFYAVRQAECYDKINKPKKAIKLYNEIDSLGGSLKGNDAEVFGDAFFKIGKYKEAEELYDRAAKGVKKEDKKRIYGKRKNIAEIEKLLSSEEAYEVKFAPFNSKQDDFSPIEYNNGIIFVSNRNDDQTGRKKYVGDGGNFLDLYFVGENDEISNLSKSINTKFHEGSASISNDGTLMVFTRSTKREQSDTNASRLQLYFSKKEGNEWGKPYPFLWNMEAYSTGHPYFSPDNKKLYYISDRPGGIGGSDIYYSEKIGNDWSRPIPLGPEINTVRDELFPTLDSHNKLFFSSNGWGGLGGLDVFVQDLANIQPSPINLRIPINSSFDDFGVLITKSGKQYISSNRDVEQSKSQRDNILEIVRKDFKGIVIDKFSRVPIGEADITIDGKVVTKSDSTGIFSVSFKDWNNKQNILGSKYSYQADSVLGDSVDQILLNTELVVLELVQPLIEGVVYDSTSKKALIARVIVNEKSTGKETIFYTDSVGHYQFKGLPNEHYDLRAERPKYFTNRRALNTTTKLFIKKDIALEPITGQKIRIYYDFDKSDIRDDASYLLDTLVNMMTFNPTIKIELSSHTDKRGKNWYNQQLSEKRAKEAFNYAVKNGIAANRMVYKGYGESQPQIKCEPCSEEEHQLNRRTEFYVTGYTNEDNYFGDDYKALFEGESANLLIGFDGELMRSANKVISGLVQEINDEINGLKVLIEDDAGNTLGTTTTSEEGIFNIHVASKYKYVLKILRNNKVVTTKYVDLYEFKNKNSIDIKVFLD from the coding sequence ATGAAAAGCGTATTATTTTCTATCTTCTTTCTCTCTACATTATTTGTAGTAAATGCTCAGACTATTGAAAATGTTGACATAAAAAATGCTGACGAAAGAATTGCACAAAAAGTGGATAACTTAGACTATTCTTCAGCGCTAAAAAAGTATCAGAAAGCATATAGAAAAGCAAAAAAAAGTGATGATAAGGTTTTTTATGCCGTTCGTCAGGCAGAGTGCTATGATAAGATAAATAAGCCTAAAAAAGCAATTAAATTATACAATGAAATAGACAGCTTGGGAGGATCTTTAAAAGGAAATGATGCAGAAGTCTTTGGTGATGCTTTCTTTAAAATAGGGAAATATAAAGAAGCAGAAGAACTATATGATAGAGCAGCTAAAGGAGTTAAAAAAGAAGATAAAAAGAGAATTTACGGAAAAAGGAAAAATATTGCAGAAATAGAAAAACTATTAAGCAGTGAAGAAGCTTATGAGGTGAAGTTTGCACCATTCAATTCTAAACAAGACGATTTTAGTCCGATAGAATACAATAATGGGATTATATTTGTATCGAATAGAAATGATGATCAGACAGGTAGAAAAAAGTATGTTGGGGATGGAGGTAACTTCTTAGATTTATATTTTGTTGGCGAAAACGATGAAATATCAAACTTATCTAAAAGTATTAACACCAAATTTCATGAAGGGAGTGCTAGTATTTCTAATGATGGAACTTTAATGGTTTTTACAAGAAGTACAAAAAGAGAACAATCTGATACAAATGCTAGCAGATTACAACTCTATTTTTCTAAAAAAGAAGGGAATGAATGGGGCAAACCTTATCCATTTCTTTGGAATATGGAAGCTTACTCTACAGGGCACCCTTATTTCTCTCCAGATAATAAAAAACTGTATTACATTTCTGACAGACCTGGTGGTATAGGAGGTAGTGATATTTATTATTCAGAAAAAATTGGGAACGATTGGTCTAGACCAATACCACTAGGCCCAGAAATTAATACAGTAAGAGATGAGCTTTTCCCTACATTAGATAGCCATAATAAACTCTTCTTTTCTTCAAATGGATGGGGTGGACTAGGTGGACTAGATGTGTTTGTACAAGATTTAGCTAATATTCAGCCATCACCCATTAACCTTAGAATACCAATAAATTCGAGTTTTGATGATTTTGGTGTTTTAATAACAAAAAGCGGTAAACAATATATATCCTCTAATAGAGATGTAGAACAAAGTAAATCTCAAAGAGACAATATTCTAGAAATTGTTAGAAAAGACTTTAAAGGGATAGTAATTGATAAATTTTCTAGAGTACCTATAGGAGAAGCAGATATTACTATTGACGGGAAAGTAGTGACTAAATCTGATTCTACAGGTATTTTTTCTGTGAGTTTTAAAGACTGGAATAATAAACAAAATATCCTAGGTTCTAAATATTCTTATCAAGCAGATTCTGTTTTAGGCGATAGTGTAGATCAGATATTATTAAATACTGAGTTAGTTGTTCTAGAATTAGTACAACCATTAATAGAAGGCGTAGTGTATGATTCTACCTCAAAAAAAGCACTTATAGCAAGAGTAATAGTCAACGAAAAATCAACAGGAAAAGAAACAATTTTTTATACAGATTCTGTTGGACATTATCAATTTAAAGGCTTACCCAATGAACATTATGATTTAAGAGCTGAACGTCCAAAGTATTTTACCAATAGAAGAGCTTTGAATACTACTACAAAACTTTTTATTAAGAAAGACATTGCTTTAGAACCAATCACAGGACAAAAAATACGTATCTATTACGATTTTGATAAATCTGATATCAGAGATGACGCATCGTATTTATTAGATACGTTGGTAAATATGATGACTTTTAACCCAACAATTAAGATTGAACTATCATCACACACAGATAAGAGGGGTAAGAATTGGTACAACCAACAACTTTCAGAAAAGAGAGCAAAAGAAGCTTTTAATTATGCGGTAAAAAATGGTATTGCAGCTAATAGAATGGTATACAAAGGGTATGGGGAGTCTCAACCTCAAATAAAATGTGAACCTTGTTCAGAAGAAGAACATCAATTAAATAGAAGAACAGAGTTTTATGTAACAGGTTATACTAATGAAGATAATTATTTCGGAGATGATTATAAAGCATTATTTGAAGGTGAATCTGCAAATTTATTAATTGGTTTTGATGGGGAACTAATGAGAAGTGCTAATAAAGTGATTTCAGGGTTAGTACAAGAAATTAATGATGAAATTAATGGTCTGAAAGTTCTTATTGAAGATGATGCAGGCAATACTTTAGGTACTACTACTACTTCAGAAGAAGGGATATTTAATATTCATGTAGCCTCTAAATATAAGTATGTACTCAAAATTTTAAGAAACAATAAAGTAGTAACCACCAAATATGTCGATCTATATGAATTTAAAAATAAAAATAGTATTGATATAAAAGTCTTTTTAGATTAA
- a CDS encoding SusC/RagA family TonB-linked outer membrane protein, translating to MRKIYLISLLLLSSIFTFAQDVLKGTVKDDKGEGIPGVSVLIKGTTRGGITNFDGAYSIITPKSGEVILFTYMGMKPQEITYSSQQNLDVTLQTDVTELDDIVIVAYGAQKKTSVTGAVAKLDADELLDVTTPDVSGLLQSKAAGVQVASTSGQPGATTEIRIRGKASMNASIDPLWVVDGVIMHGVPEINPADIETISILKDASATSLYGSRGANGVVMVTTKRAKDGTSQFNFSAKTGITQLNQGNFKLMNGQQMVDYYKSFPNQGDIPSDISDNYDQLTNQNTDWVNNGTQNGIAQDYSLSYTGGTEKMRTFISGGYYSEDGAVKGYNYERYTTRMNLDYNVNDRLVFKPKVALTYKETMDRQHDLYQMYRNMPWDNPYDANGKPVNPRDPNVMWHGRDMNNYLYDLQWNYGETNDFNMISNFDIEYDISKHIKFVSTNSITYGNGNNYSYADPQSIAGEAMIGNIYQSKSEFVNKFSNQMLRYFNTFGKHDINALVAYEYTDYTYNNMSAQGNGIVPGTKILDGTAVPQTVQGTKYDYALQSFLFNMNYAYDERYMAQFSFRTDGASNVGIDNRYGSFFSISGGWNINKEAFFKSDAVTTFKLRGSYGSLGNRPESMYPYQSLYALDFNYNGIPAAVPSQYPNYNLSWEKSYQSNIAVDFGLWNRLNFTLEYYNINTSDLLYYVKLPAVSGFDGYWENVGGVINNGVEFMVSYEAIQRKDFSLGFDFNIGHNRNQVTEVYQDQNVIRGNKITKVGHDIDTWYLRKWAGVDPQSGNPTWESVDPETGTVTITEDYAQATLQEVGTSTPNFQGGFTARVDYKGVFLNANFAYSQGAMIYNTARETYDSDGAYASYNQMQLQDGWNRWEKEGDVATHPKLEYNNQSQSNKPSSRYLEDGSYLRLRNVTFGYRLPNKFNEKMKIKNARVYFSGDNLWTVTGYSGMDPEVGDGSDMSAFYPVPKRLMMGLNFSF from the coding sequence ATGAGAAAGATATACCTAATATCATTACTGTTACTATCATCAATTTTCACTTTCGCCCAAGATGTTTTAAAAGGTACTGTTAAAGACGATAAAGGAGAAGGAATTCCTGGAGTCTCTGTACTTATTAAAGGCACAACAAGGGGAGGAATTACAAATTTTGATGGAGCCTATTCTATTATTACACCTAAAAGTGGGGAGGTAATTTTATTTACCTACATGGGAATGAAACCCCAAGAAATAACTTATTCTAGTCAGCAAAATCTGGATGTTACTTTGCAAACAGATGTAACAGAATTAGACGATATTGTAATCGTAGCCTACGGAGCTCAGAAGAAAACATCTGTAACCGGTGCAGTGGCAAAACTAGATGCAGATGAGTTATTAGATGTAACAACACCAGATGTTTCTGGCTTACTACAAAGTAAAGCAGCTGGTGTACAGGTAGCTTCAACCTCTGGGCAACCGGGAGCAACAACAGAAATTCGAATTCGTGGTAAGGCATCAATGAATGCTTCTATTGATCCGCTTTGGGTTGTTGACGGTGTTATTATGCATGGAGTTCCAGAAATTAACCCTGCAGATATAGAAACTATTTCGATCTTAAAAGATGCATCAGCAACTTCTCTTTATGGTTCCAGAGGTGCTAATGGTGTTGTAATGGTAACTACTAAACGAGCAAAAGATGGAACAAGTCAGTTCAACTTTTCTGCAAAAACAGGTATTACTCAATTAAATCAAGGAAATTTTAAGTTAATGAACGGTCAACAAATGGTTGATTATTATAAAAGTTTCCCAAACCAAGGAGATATTCCTTCTGATATTTCAGACAATTATGACCAATTGACAAATCAGAATACAGATTGGGTAAATAACGGTACACAAAATGGTATTGCACAAGATTATAGCCTAAGCTACACTGGAGGTACAGAGAAAATGAGAACTTTTATTTCTGGTGGATATTATAGTGAAGATGGTGCAGTAAAAGGGTATAATTATGAACGTTATACGACAAGAATGAACTTAGACTATAATGTAAACGATCGGTTAGTATTTAAACCTAAAGTAGCACTTACTTACAAAGAAACGATGGACCGTCAGCATGATTTATATCAAATGTATAGAAATATGCCTTGGGATAATCCTTATGATGCTAACGGTAAACCTGTTAATCCAAGAGACCCCAATGTAATGTGGCATGGTAGAGATATGAATAATTATTTATATGATTTGCAATGGAACTATGGGGAAACGAATGACTTTAATATGATCTCTAATTTTGATATTGAATATGACATATCAAAACATATAAAGTTTGTGTCTACAAATAGTATTACTTACGGTAATGGAAATAATTATTCTTATGCAGACCCGCAATCGATTGCAGGAGAGGCCATGATTGGGAATATTTATCAATCTAAAAGTGAATTTGTCAATAAGTTTTCAAATCAAATGCTCCGTTATTTTAATACTTTTGGTAAGCATGATATAAATGCCTTGGTTGCTTATGAATACACAGATTATACCTATAATAACATGTCGGCACAAGGAAATGGAATTGTACCAGGCACTAAAATATTAGACGGTACTGCAGTGCCACAAACTGTGCAAGGAACTAAGTACGATTATGCATTACAATCGTTCCTTTTTAATATGAATTACGCTTACGATGAACGTTATATGGCTCAATTCTCTTTTAGAACAGATGGAGCATCTAATGTAGGTATTGATAACAGATACGGTAGCTTTTTCTCTATTTCTGGAGGATGGAACATCAATAAAGAGGCATTCTTTAAAAGTGATGCCGTAACTACATTTAAGTTAAGAGGAAGCTACGGATCTTTAGGCAATAGACCAGAATCTATGTATCCTTATCAAAGCTTGTATGCTTTAGATTTTAACTACAATGGTATCCCTGCTGCAGTACCAAGTCAGTATCCAAATTATAACTTAAGTTGGGAAAAGTCTTATCAATCAAATATTGCAGTAGATTTTGGTCTTTGGAATCGCTTAAACTTTACGTTGGAATATTATAATATCAATACATCAGACCTCTTGTATTATGTAAAACTTCCTGCCGTATCTGGGTTCGATGGCTATTGGGAAAATGTTGGTGGTGTTATAAATAATGGTGTAGAATTTATGGTATCCTATGAAGCCATTCAAAGAAAAGATTTCTCTTTAGGTTTTGATTTTAATATTGGTCATAATAGAAACCAAGTAACAGAGGTGTATCAAGACCAAAATGTAATTAGAGGAAATAAAATAACAAAAGTAGGGCACGATATAGATACTTGGTATTTGAGAAAATGGGCAGGTGTAGACCCGCAATCTGGCAATCCTACTTGGGAAAGTGTTGACCCGGAAACTGGAACAGTCACAATTACAGAAGATTATGCTCAAGCAACTTTGCAAGAAGTGGGTACATCTACTCCTAATTTTCAAGGTGGTTTTACAGCAAGGGTAGATTATAAAGGGGTATTCTTAAATGCTAACTTTGCTTACTCGCAAGGGGCAATGATCTACAATACAGCTAGAGAAACGTATGATTCTGATGGGGCTTATGCATCTTATAATCAGATGCAATTGCAAGATGGTTGGAATAGATGGGAAAAAGAAGGTGACGTGGCTACACATCCAAAATTGGAATACAATAATCAAAGTCAGAGTAACAAACCCTCGTCTAGGTACTTAGAGGATGGAAGTTATTTAAGATTAAGGAACGTAACATTTGGCTATAGACTACCAAATAAATTTAATGAGAAAATGAAAATTAAAAATGCTAGAGTCTACTTTTCTGGGGATAACCTATGGACAGTTACGGGATATTCTGGTATGGACCCAGAAGTGGGAGATGGTTCAGATATGTCTGCTTTCTACCCTGTACCAAAACGCTTGATGATGGGACTTAATTTTTCTTTCTAA
- a CDS encoding PorP/SprF family type IX secretion system membrane protein, whose amino-acid sequence MKKLLYSFLFILGVAQGVFAQQATMYSQYMFNAMLLNPAYIGAQGGVNSTFIYRQHWSGVGGSPSTSTVAIDSPIGSKKIAVGGLFSQDKIGVSTIQNFDVMLAYRIAAFNGTLSFGLQGGFNNVSVNFAQLTSYVPDPSIPSQSESKLTPEVGAGIFYNAEKIYAGISAPKLVENDLGDPNSTLVVEDKRHYYIIGGYIFHLSPNVVLKPNTLIKLTEGSPVQADVNLNAFLYEILWLGVSYRTQESVAFLTEIQFGKMFRVGYSYDLVTNSARGVTNGSHEFMLNFLFKSKKAKIHTPRYY is encoded by the coding sequence ATGAAAAAACTACTATACTCATTTCTATTTATACTAGGAGTAGCTCAAGGTGTTTTTGCACAACAAGCTACCATGTATTCCCAATATATGTTTAATGCAATGCTTTTAAACCCAGCATATATTGGAGCACAAGGAGGGGTGAACTCTACTTTTATTTATAGACAGCATTGGTCTGGTGTAGGAGGCTCACCAAGCACATCAACAGTAGCAATAGATTCGCCTATAGGATCAAAAAAAATAGCCGTAGGTGGCTTGTTTTCTCAAGATAAAATTGGGGTGTCTACCATTCAAAATTTTGATGTAATGTTGGCTTATAGAATAGCTGCATTTAATGGTACTTTGTCATTTGGTTTACAAGGTGGCTTTAATAATGTATCAGTAAACTTTGCACAACTTACTTCTTATGTTCCAGACCCTTCAATACCTTCGCAATCAGAATCTAAGTTGACACCTGAAGTAGGTGCAGGTATTTTTTATAATGCTGAAAAAATTTATGCTGGAATTTCAGCCCCGAAATTGGTTGAAAACGACTTAGGAGATCCAAATTCTACCCTTGTTGTAGAAGATAAAAGACATTACTATATTATTGGTGGTTATATCTTCCATCTATCACCTAATGTTGTTTTAAAACCCAATACATTAATAAAATTAACCGAGGGCTCACCAGTACAAGCAGATGTTAATTTGAATGCTTTTTTGTATGAAATTTTATGGTTGGGTGTTTCTTACAGAACACAAGAATCAGTTGCATTTCTTACTGAAATTCAGTTTGGTAAAATGTTTAGAGTTGGCTATTCTTATGATTTAGTTACAAATTCAGCACGAGGCGTAACGAATGGATCACATGAGTTTATGTTGAATTTTTTATTTAAAAGTAAAAAAGCTAAGATTCATACACCAAGATATTATTAA